Proteins encoded together in one Thermoplasmata archaeon window:
- the nth gene encoding endonuclease III, producing MTTSASARDRIDFIIRDLSRRYLPGGSLHDGETALAKIVTETEDPFLVLISTILSQRTRDEMTERASRQLFAKYKTPEAIAAADVADLERLIKPVGFYRQKALQIRNVSGVLLERHGGRVPRTYEELIELPQVGPKTANCVLVYGFGEPRIPTDTHVHRVSNRLGLVRTRAPEQTERRLMRTVPKEYWLHINELFIRFGKDICRPIGPRCPECSFTRFCRHYPRTKWAKAVKRARRHPQVHRA from the coding sequence TTGACCACCTCGGCGTCCGCCCGTGACCGGATCGACTTCATCATCCGGGATCTCTCCCGCCGGTACCTGCCCGGAGGGAGCCTTCACGACGGCGAAACGGCCCTCGCGAAGATCGTCACCGAAACCGAGGATCCGTTCCTCGTGTTGATCTCGACGATCCTCTCACAGCGGACGAGGGACGAGATGACCGAGCGCGCGTCGCGGCAGCTGTTCGCGAAGTACAAGACGCCCGAAGCGATCGCCGCCGCCGATGTCGCGGACTTGGAACGCCTCATCAAACCGGTCGGGTTCTACCGTCAGAAGGCGCTCCAGATTCGGAACGTCAGCGGCGTCCTCCTCGAACGGCACGGCGGCCGTGTGCCGCGGACGTACGAAGAGCTGATCGAGCTCCCGCAGGTCGGCCCGAAGACGGCGAACTGCGTCCTCGTCTACGGTTTCGGCGAGCCCCGCATCCCGACGGACACGCACGTTCACCGGGTCAGCAACCGACTCGGGCTCGTGCGCACGCGAGCTCCGGAGCAGACGGAGCGACGGCTCATGCGGACCGTGCCGAAAGAATATTGGCTCCACATCAACGAGCTCTTCATCCGATTCGGCAAGGACATCTGCCGGCCAATCGGCCCGCGGTGTCCCGAGTGTTCATTCACGAGATTCTGCCGCCATTATCCGCGGACGAAATGGGCGAAGGCGGTCAAGCGAGCGCGTCGGCATCCGCAAGTTCATCGCGCCTGA
- a CDS encoding dipeptide epimerase, with product MRIDLIEFLPMTLQRKETFTIARGSSAISELVFLSVHSGNRVGQGCAAPTDVTRENIHSALNAMQTFARSLMGLEFDRPAQIRDWADRAIAGMPSAKAALDIALHDLAAQEARKPLHVYLGAKRDRMRTDMTIGIMDTASAVARAERWVGAGFQALKIKVGRDWKDDVKRVKAMRKAVGPEVEFRVDANQGYSWNDALAFARHVRGEGVVVLEQPVPVGDWEGMRAVTESSPIPIMADEMVLTAEDAKKLRWANAARAVNLKLMKHGGIVPTGEVNTICESAGYPTMVGCMGEPQLSIAAGLAFALANKNVRMIDLDSHFNLAGDPSSGLRFENGDLVAPVRPGLGMTLS from the coding sequence GTGCGAATCGACCTCATCGAATTCCTCCCGATGACGCTCCAGCGTAAGGAGACGTTCACAATCGCGCGCGGTTCGTCCGCGATCTCCGAGCTCGTGTTCCTCTCCGTCCACTCGGGCAACCGGGTCGGCCAAGGCTGTGCCGCGCCGACGGACGTGACGCGGGAGAACATCCACTCCGCCTTGAACGCGATGCAGACGTTCGCCCGCTCCCTGATGGGCCTCGAGTTCGACCGCCCTGCCCAGATTCGCGATTGGGCGGACCGCGCTATCGCGGGGATGCCGAGCGCGAAGGCGGCGCTGGACATCGCCCTCCACGATCTCGCGGCCCAGGAAGCCCGGAAGCCGCTCCACGTATACCTTGGCGCGAAGCGGGACCGGATGCGGACCGACATGACGATCGGCATCATGGACACGGCATCGGCGGTCGCGCGCGCGGAACGCTGGGTCGGCGCCGGATTCCAGGCGCTGAAGATCAAGGTGGGTCGGGACTGGAAGGACGACGTGAAACGAGTGAAGGCGATGCGCAAAGCGGTCGGGCCGGAAGTCGAATTCCGGGTCGACGCCAACCAAGGGTACTCCTGGAACGACGCCCTCGCGTTCGCGCGGCACGTCCGGGGGGAGGGGGTCGTGGTCTTGGAGCAGCCGGTCCCCGTAGGCGACTGGGAAGGGATGCGCGCAGTGACGGAGTCCTCGCCGATCCCAATCATGGCGGACGAGATGGTGCTCACGGCGGAAGACGCGAAGAAACTCCGGTGGGCGAACGCAGCGCGTGCGGTGAACCTGAAGCTGATGAAGCACGGCGGAATCGTGCCGACGGGGGAGGTGAACACGATCTGCGAGTCCGCGGGATACCCCACGATGGTCGGATGCATGGGGGAGCCGCAGCTGTCCATCGCCGCAGGGTTGGCGTTCGCCCTCGCGAACAAGAACGTCCGGATGATCGACCTCGACTCCCACTTCAACCTCGCGGGGGATCCGTCGTCCGGACTGCGGTTCGAGAACGGGGATCTCGTCGCGCCCGTCCGGCCTGGGTTGGGCATGACGCTCTCGTGA
- the coaBC gene encoding bifunctional phosphopantothenoylcysteine decarboxylase/phosphopantothenate--cysteine ligase CoaBC, translated as MHPAERLRGVKSMKLQGKTIVLGVTGSIAAVETVKLAHELIRHGADVHAVMTRSATAILHPNALEYATGHPVVTEIAGSMEYLVLCGRDGKADLLLIAPSTANTIGKIAHGIDDSTVTTYATNALGSGIPTLVAPAAHESMMDNPAVAANLRRLKEIGIELIEPKREEEKAKMADVETIVARVIRRLGPKDLAGMRVLVVTGATVEPIDDVRIVTNRSTGGTGIELAKVAYEHGADVELWLGRHETPVPAWLPYASFATTAELAAMAEKVDADICVVPAAVADFTPAKKQKGKIPSREGGLTLDLQPTPKLLEKFRKGTRKALVGFKAEAGVTNVELKARAMALLKEADLDLVVANDVSKVRPDTTSVTIFDRKGQSDTFDGSKALAAERVWRAVLHGVRG; from the coding sequence ATGCATCCGGCGGAACGCCTGCGCGGCGTGAAGAGCATGAAGCTCCAAGGCAAGACGATCGTCCTCGGGGTCACGGGGAGCATCGCGGCGGTCGAGACCGTCAAGCTCGCTCACGAACTGATCCGCCACGGGGCCGACGTCCATGCGGTCATGACACGATCCGCGACGGCGATCCTCCATCCGAACGCGCTCGAGTACGCGACGGGACACCCGGTCGTCACGGAGATCGCGGGCTCGATGGAGTATCTCGTCCTGTGCGGACGCGACGGGAAGGCCGATCTCCTGCTGATCGCGCCCTCCACCGCGAACACGATCGGCAAGATTGCCCACGGCATCGACGACTCGACCGTGACGACGTACGCGACGAACGCCCTCGGCTCGGGCATCCCGACCCTGGTCGCCCCTGCCGCGCACGAGTCGATGATGGACAACCCCGCCGTCGCGGCAAACTTGCGACGGCTCAAGGAGATCGGGATCGAGCTGATCGAGCCGAAGCGGGAGGAGGAGAAGGCGAAGATGGCGGACGTCGAGACGATCGTGGCCCGCGTTATCCGTCGCCTCGGCCCGAAAGACCTCGCCGGGATGCGCGTCCTAGTCGTCACAGGCGCGACCGTCGAGCCGATCGATGACGTCCGCATCGTGACGAACCGGTCGACCGGCGGCACCGGGATCGAACTCGCGAAAGTCGCCTATGAGCACGGAGCCGACGTGGAGCTCTGGCTCGGGCGACACGAGACGCCGGTCCCGGCATGGCTCCCGTATGCGTCGTTCGCGACGACCGCCGAGCTGGCGGCGATGGCCGAGAAGGTGGACGCGGATATCTGCGTCGTGCCCGCGGCAGTGGCGGATTTCACTCCGGCGAAGAAGCAGAAAGGCAAGATCCCGAGCCGTGAGGGCGGTCTCACGCTGGACCTCCAGCCCACGCCGAAGCTCCTCGAGAAATTCCGCAAAGGGACGCGGAAGGCGCTCGTCGGGTTCAAGGCCGAAGCCGGGGTAACGAACGTCGAACTCAAGGCGCGGGCGATGGCGCTCCTGAAAGAGGCCGACCTCGACCTCGTCGTCGCAAATGACGTCTCGAAGGTGCGGCCCGACACGACCTCCGTCACGATCTTCGACCGCAAAGGGCAGTCCGACACATTCGATGGATCGAAAGCCCTTGCGGCGGAGCGGGTCTGGCGGGCGGTCCTCCATGGTGTCCGAGGGTGA
- a CDS encoding phosphotransferase: MKTRTDIPDDPALPALGAIRSAGLAAALPEMGLDGGPVELRLCGYTPGARATIEARAGDRHFAVKAYAKNPVREGALYEALGAAGSAPGSRIRVPPLLARNRKLRLLVIGWLEGPSVPRLIRDGRGERAGYVAARWFRQAASLDLRFGPRRGAAHALRMANRGFAVLGAADSGLGTIARALSRKLVRTRPRDGPPRLVHGTLYDRHVLDLGDCTGVIDWQRFGRGPLEMDAGMFLATTARIALMHGHLAGEVAQAEEAFRRGTAGVLDERALVWHQAAAFLRLASKPVSRAGGERLRARGELDPRAAAISRARTLLDEAALVAEPVFRDLERVPGRIRTRFPTLEARPQARFETFKDEAEPSTERIK, translated from the coding sequence ATGAAAACCAGGACTGACATTCCCGACGACCCCGCGCTCCCCGCGCTCGGGGCAATCCGATCGGCCGGGCTTGCCGCCGCGCTTCCGGAAATGGGGCTCGATGGAGGGCCTGTAGAACTCCGGTTGTGCGGCTACACGCCGGGCGCGCGGGCAACGATCGAGGCGCGGGCAGGGGATCGTCACTTCGCGGTCAAGGCTTACGCGAAGAATCCCGTCCGGGAAGGTGCGCTGTACGAAGCGCTCGGTGCGGCGGGGTCGGCACCCGGCTCCCGGATTCGCGTCCCGCCCCTACTGGCCCGGAATCGCAAACTGCGACTGCTCGTCATCGGATGGCTCGAAGGGCCGAGTGTTCCCCGGCTGATCAGGGATGGACGAGGCGAGCGCGCGGGATATGTGGCGGCCCGATGGTTCAGGCAGGCCGCCTCGCTCGACCTGCGGTTCGGGCCGCGACGTGGCGCCGCTCACGCTCTGCGCATGGCGAACCGAGGGTTTGCGGTCCTCGGCGCCGCCGATTCCGGACTCGGAACCATCGCCAGGGCGCTATCAAGAAAGCTGGTTCGGACGCGGCCGCGGGATGGCCCGCCGCGTCTCGTGCACGGCACGCTGTACGACCGCCACGTGCTCGACCTCGGCGACTGCACCGGCGTGATCGACTGGCAACGCTTCGGGCGCGGACCCCTGGAGATGGATGCGGGAATGTTCTTGGCCACGACTGCGCGGATCGCGTTGATGCACGGGCATTTGGCGGGGGAGGTCGCGCAGGCCGAGGAGGCGTTCCGAAGAGGAACTGCAGGCGTGTTGGACGAGAGGGCTCTCGTCTGGCACCAGGCGGCGGCGTTCCTCCGGCTCGCTTCGAAGCCGGTCAGCCGTGCCGGAGGCGAGCGGCTCCGGGCCCGTGGTGAGCTGGACCCGCGGGCTGCGGCGATATCGCGTGCCCGGACGCTCTTGGACGAAGCAGCCCTTGTTGCGGAACCGGTGTTCCGCGACCTCGAGAGAGTCCCAGGACGGATTCGCACCCGCTTTCCGACCTTGGAGGCGCGTCCACAGGCGCGGTTCGAAACATTCAAGGACGAAGCGGAACCGTCGACGGAGAGGATTAAGTGA
- a CDS encoding folylpolyglutamate synthase/dihydrofolate synthase family protein: MDYQTTLEHLYRLERFGIKLGLDNIRRLLSLLGDPHRDLRALHVTGTNGKGSVCAYAASALRAAGYRVGLYTSPHLIRFNERIRIDGEPISDDDVLRLWSGMQPAIQAMTAARRIDHPTFFEVTTAMAFQYFREQRVDIAVIEVGMGGRMDATNVVDGLVSVVTRVDLEHTDHLGKSVERIAREKAGIIKASSRAVTVDQPALSVIEARCREVHAPLCVVGRDVRFERRAVGLRGQTVAVRAASGSTEVHTPLLGPFQAENVAVGIAALAELRTVGFQIPDEAIRTGFAGVRWAARLEVVRERPTVLVDGAHNGPAAVALAAAVREIFPDRKAILVAGILNDKDLRAMAAALGPIAERVYACRPKTHRAFDPAEVAAAFRPFAEAVEVPAVRGAIDAAIAGAGPEGIVLITGSIYTAGEALDHLGVRP, from the coding sequence ATGGACTACCAAACGACGCTGGAACATCTGTACCGCTTGGAGCGGTTCGGCATCAAACTGGGCTTGGACAACATCCGCCGGTTGCTCTCCCTTCTCGGCGATCCCCATCGGGACCTGAGGGCCCTCCACGTGACCGGTACGAACGGCAAAGGCTCGGTCTGCGCGTACGCCGCCTCCGCCCTCCGGGCCGCCGGGTACCGAGTCGGACTGTACACATCGCCCCACTTGATTCGCTTCAACGAGCGGATCCGGATCGACGGCGAGCCGATTTCCGACGACGACGTTCTCCGGCTCTGGTCCGGGATGCAACCCGCGATTCAAGCGATGACGGCGGCGCGGCGGATCGACCATCCGACGTTCTTCGAGGTCACGACCGCGATGGCGTTCCAGTACTTCCGGGAACAGCGGGTCGACATCGCGGTCATCGAGGTCGGCATGGGCGGTCGCATGGATGCGACGAACGTGGTCGACGGGCTCGTCTCCGTCGTAACGCGGGTCGACCTCGAGCACACGGACCATCTGGGGAAGAGCGTCGAGCGGATCGCCCGGGAGAAGGCGGGGATCATCAAGGCGTCCTCGCGCGCGGTTACGGTGGACCAGCCGGCGCTCTCCGTCATCGAGGCACGGTGTCGAGAGGTGCACGCGCCCCTGTGCGTGGTGGGCCGCGACGTGCGGTTCGAGCGGCGTGCGGTGGGCCTGCGGGGACAAACGGTCGCGGTCCGAGCGGCGTCCGGCTCGACAGAGGTCCACACCCCCCTCCTCGGGCCGTTCCAGGCGGAGAACGTCGCGGTCGGCATCGCGGCCCTCGCGGAACTCCGGACCGTCGGTTTTCAGATTCCGGATGAGGCGATCCGCACGGGCTTCGCCGGGGTGCGCTGGGCCGCGCGGCTCGAGGTGGTCCGCGAGCGTCCGACCGTCCTCGTGGACGGAGCCCACAACGGGCCTGCCGCGGTCGCCCTCGCGGCCGCCGTGCGGGAAATCTTCCCGGACCGCAAGGCGATCCTCGTCGCCGGCATCTTGAATGACAAGGATCTGAGAGCGATGGCCGCCGCCCTCGGCCCCATCGCCGAGCGGGTCTACGCCTGCCGACCGAAGACCCATCGCGCGTTCGACCCGGCGGAGGTGGCGGCCGCCTTCCGGCCGTTTGCGGAGGCGGTCGAGGTTCCCGCCGTCCGAGGGGCCATCGATGCCGCGATTGCGGGAGCAGGGCCGGAGGGCATCGTCTTGATCACCGGATCCATCTACACGGCGGGAGAGGCCCTTGACCACCTCGGCGTCCGCCCGTGA
- a CDS encoding phosphotransferase, with product MKLYADDPSLEADLYRRLARVGLAREHGPRAPRLLASDARLRVLVLSWLEGPTVHHLVREGKGVRAGQLAASWLWHASRRRVRFGPPRGRGHMLYQAGVSAGALGVVQPALGADAKRVAKMLVRAPLTEGPPTLVHGTFYARHILDLGDVPGVIDWNQFGVGPIEIDAGMFLATISRLALRHESFAREAERTKQSFLDRARGLLDLRTLEWYWAAGLLHLAATGLKTAQTREVPGEAPAILEEAGRHARFATEGFPDEAREMPTLLARFRLAFRSRSPAPALAQSGPVDHMRPNSPDAQRSDRKE from the coding sequence ATCAAGCTTTACGCGGACGATCCGTCTCTCGAAGCGGATCTGTACCGAAGGCTCGCTCGCGTCGGTCTTGCCCGGGAACATGGGCCCCGGGCGCCGCGCTTGCTGGCCTCGGACGCCCGTCTCCGGGTCTTGGTCCTCAGCTGGTTGGAGGGGCCGACCGTCCATCATCTCGTTCGAGAGGGAAAAGGGGTCCGCGCCGGACAGCTCGCCGCCTCCTGGCTCTGGCATGCCTCCCGGCGACGCGTGAGGTTCGGGCCGCCGCGCGGCCGGGGACACATGCTATACCAAGCGGGCGTCTCGGCGGGGGCTCTCGGTGTCGTCCAACCCGCGCTTGGGGCTGACGCCAAGCGGGTGGCCAAGATGCTTGTGCGCGCGCCGCTCACGGAGGGCCCCCCGACTCTGGTCCACGGGACGTTCTACGCCCGCCACATCTTGGATTTGGGCGACGTCCCTGGAGTGATTGACTGGAATCAGTTCGGAGTCGGTCCGATCGAAATCGATGCCGGGATGTTCCTCGCAACGATCTCTCGACTCGCGCTGCGCCACGAGTCGTTCGCCCGCGAAGCCGAACGGACGAAGCAGTCGTTCTTGGACCGCGCGCGAGGGCTCTTGGACCTTCGAACCTTGGAGTGGTACTGGGCGGCAGGACTGTTGCACCTTGCCGCGACCGGCTTGAAGACCGCCCAGACTCGAGAAGTTCCGGGAGAAGCCCCCGCGATTCTCGAGGAAGCGGGGCGGCATGCCCGGTTCGCCACGGAGGGCTTTCCGGATGAGGCCCGGGAGATGCCGACCCTCCTCGCGCGGTTTCGACTGGCCTTCCGCTCCCGATCCCCCGCCCCGGCCCTCGCCCAGAGCGGCCCCGTCGATCATATGCGACCGAACTCCCCGGACGCCCAAAGGTCCGACCGGAAGGAATAG
- a CDS encoding ABC transporter ATP-binding protein, which yields MSTYESPGILGGNERPPFYAEVLRRLRENKKMIGRTLKELLIALAIEHWIFLQTRLVPSIVMLLAQGIPYSEPILPYLVDPVAFYSLIASSLIVVLSRILISRRWQRGLEPQQRSTLSRIMSYVKPHWRYAVAVGAAIVTSSSLELAPPWILGILVIDRVIKNAELGLLPWVVVLMASVVVAKGIASYAKDYLSAVLGQKTIHALRSDVYRDIEHLPVAFFDSARTGELISRVVNDTNEMEKVLTEDLANLVANVVLVAGATLLLFLVAPSFAIFVAPVAVLIVIVVNTFKRAIKASAAKIRVAFAELTARGVEVLSGIRIVKSFRMEEREAREFHNRSVAIARAKVSLARLSGIYGSTVDLLTASTVIVIVWLAAPAAVTNTIQVGVLVTFLGLLDRMFKPLVQLSKVNITLQKAIAAADRVFEVMDIDPEVSDPSIGLAPSTLQGRITFDGVSFGYRPTKNVLENFSLVIEPGETVAVVGSSGAGKSTVVNLLLGFYRPTAGTIYIDDYPLENLNLGYLRNKIGLVLQEPVLFSGTIKENIGHGDPKASEQDIERAAKLANAHDFIAAMPKGYDTVVGERGVTLSVGQRQRIAIARALLKDPSILILDEATSNIDSESESLIQEALNRQARRRTMIVIGHRLSSVMDADRIVVLEDGGIVEVGTHEDLIGKGGTYSRLYEAQIDRGEPSESKDDEIEEDASARTR from the coding sequence ATGAGCACCTATGAGTCACCCGGAATTCTCGGCGGCAACGAGCGGCCGCCTTTCTACGCCGAGGTCCTTCGACGTCTTCGGGAAAACAAGAAGATGATTGGACGCACGTTGAAGGAGCTCCTCATTGCCCTTGCCATCGAGCACTGGATTTTCCTTCAGACGCGTTTGGTTCCGTCCATCGTCATGCTCCTCGCGCAGGGAATTCCGTACTCGGAACCGATCTTGCCCTACTTGGTCGATCCTGTGGCATTCTACTCCTTGATTGCAAGCTCCCTTATCGTCGTCCTTTCCCGGATCCTGATATCGAGGCGTTGGCAGCGCGGGCTGGAGCCGCAACAGCGGTCCACGCTCTCCCGGATCATGTCTTACGTGAAGCCCCACTGGCGCTACGCGGTCGCAGTAGGGGCCGCAATCGTCACCTCGTCGTCTCTCGAGCTCGCCCCTCCGTGGATCTTGGGTATCCTCGTCATCGACAGGGTGATCAAGAACGCAGAATTGGGGCTCCTACCATGGGTGGTGGTTCTCATGGCTTCGGTCGTCGTCGCCAAGGGGATCGCCTCGTACGCGAAAGATTACCTCAGCGCGGTACTCGGCCAGAAGACGATTCACGCGCTCCGGTCGGATGTGTACAGGGACATCGAACACCTCCCCGTGGCCTTCTTCGACTCGGCCCGTACGGGGGAGCTGATCTCCCGCGTGGTCAACGACACGAATGAGATGGAGAAGGTCCTGACCGAGGACCTCGCAAATCTGGTCGCGAATGTGGTCCTGGTGGCCGGGGCGACACTCCTTCTCTTCCTGGTCGCACCCAGCTTCGCGATTTTCGTTGCGCCTGTCGCGGTGCTCATCGTGATCGTGGTGAACACCTTCAAGCGCGCGATTAAGGCCTCGGCAGCCAAGATTCGTGTGGCCTTCGCGGAGCTCACGGCGAGAGGCGTCGAGGTCCTTTCGGGGATTCGGATCGTGAAGAGCTTTCGGATGGAGGAGCGAGAAGCGCGCGAGTTTCACAATCGCTCGGTAGCAATCGCGAGGGCCAAGGTGAGCCTGGCGCGGCTTTCCGGCATCTACGGATCAACGGTGGATCTCCTGACCGCGTCCACGGTCATCGTGATCGTGTGGCTCGCCGCGCCCGCCGCGGTTACAAACACCATACAGGTCGGTGTCCTCGTGACCTTCCTCGGGTTGTTGGACCGCATGTTCAAGCCTCTCGTCCAGCTCAGCAAGGTCAACATCACGCTCCAGAAGGCGATTGCGGCGGCAGACCGGGTCTTCGAAGTCATGGACATCGACCCCGAGGTCTCCGACCCGTCCATCGGCCTCGCACCATCCACCCTCCAGGGCCGCATCACGTTCGACGGAGTGTCGTTTGGCTATCGTCCGACCAAGAACGTACTCGAGAATTTCTCCCTCGTGATTGAACCCGGGGAGACCGTGGCGGTCGTCGGATCGAGCGGCGCGGGCAAGTCCACCGTGGTCAATCTCCTCCTCGGTTTCTACCGACCTACGGCGGGGACGATCTACATCGACGATTACCCTCTGGAGAACCTGAACCTCGGTTACCTCCGGAACAAGATCGGTCTCGTCCTGCAGGAGCCGGTACTGTTCTCTGGCACGATCAAGGAGAATATCGGTCATGGGGATCCCAAGGCGTCGGAGCAGGACATCGAACGAGCCGCCAAGCTGGCGAACGCGCACGACTTCATCGCGGCCATGCCGAAGGGCTATGACACTGTCGTCGGCGAGCGCGGCGTGACCCTCTCCGTTGGACAGCGGCAGAGGATCGCGATCGCCCGGGCGCTCCTCAAGGATCCGAGCATCCTCATCTTGGACGAGGCAACGTCCAACATCGACTCCGAATCCGAGTCCCTCATCCAAGAAGCCCTGAATCGGCAGGCACGCCGTCGGACGATGATCGTAATCGGCCATAGGCTTTCCTCGGTCATGGATGCGGATCGCATTGTGGTCCTCGAGGACGGCGGAATCGTAGAGGTTGGTACCCATGAGGACCTCATCGGTAAAGGAGGGACGTACAGCCGTCTCTATGAAGCCCAGATCGACCGGGGCGAGCCAAGCGAATCCAAGGACGACGAAATCGAGGAGGATGCTTCCGCACGAACGCGATAG
- a CDS encoding DUF357 domain-containing protein produces MELRTLVDHDIVLTERALAKATIAAPKRSHLRKVAEDFVAMARAYHHDAVHFRQKGELEEALANINYAHGWLDAGARLGLFDVGEDDQLFTLSE; encoded by the coding sequence ATGGAGCTACGAACCCTCGTCGATCATGACATCGTGCTGACGGAACGCGCCCTCGCGAAGGCCACCATCGCCGCGCCAAAACGGTCCCATCTTCGCAAAGTCGCGGAGGATTTCGTGGCGATGGCCAGGGCTTACCATCACGACGCCGTCCACTTTCGCCAGAAAGGAGAGCTCGAGGAAGCCTTGGCGAACATCAACTACGCTCACGGCTGGCTGGACGCGGGCGCCCGGCTGGGTCTCTTCGACGTAGGCGAGGACGACCAACTCTTCACGTTGAGCGAGTGA
- a CDS encoding sugar phosphate nucleotidyltransferase translates to MTALPREDPSPPARLAQYKALITAGGIGTRLLPFSKEIPKEVFPIIARNGDGSLQLKPVIQAIFEQLYTAGIRTYYFVVGKGKRAIEDHFSTDFRFLEYLSKRGKVSESLSAFYEKIGSSDLVFLNQIEPLGFGNAVLLGRGVVRGPFLVQAADTFILSDHDDWIDRLATMHQKYNAAATLLFHEVPDPRQYGVVEGDFLEEGVLRIASAVEKPREPRSNYAIIPIYLFTDVVFDALSGIKPGLDGELQLTDAIQRLVAQGKSVIGVGLREDERRLDLGTVETMVEALKASLADAVGEASMEPEGAGTPWIAAPPHEPESGLADLPRKPGRSVAQLPSPKRARGRADRP, encoded by the coding sequence GTGACGGCCCTTCCCCGAGAGGATCCGAGTCCCCCGGCCCGACTTGCCCAGTACAAGGCGCTCATCACGGCCGGCGGCATTGGGACGAGACTCCTGCCCTTCTCCAAGGAGATTCCCAAAGAGGTCTTTCCGATCATCGCACGGAATGGCGACGGTTCCCTCCAGCTCAAACCCGTGATTCAGGCAATCTTCGAACAGCTGTACACGGCGGGCATCCGGACCTACTACTTCGTTGTCGGGAAGGGCAAACGGGCCATCGAAGATCACTTCTCCACCGATTTCCGGTTCTTGGAGTATCTGAGCAAGAGAGGGAAGGTTTCCGAGAGCCTGTCCGCATTCTACGAGAAGATCGGGTCGTCCGATCTCGTGTTCCTAAATCAGATCGAGCCACTCGGATTCGGCAATGCGGTGCTCCTCGGACGAGGCGTCGTCCGGGGTCCATTCCTAGTCCAAGCCGCGGACACCTTCATCCTTTCCGACCACGACGATTGGATCGACCGCCTGGCGACGATGCACCAGAAGTACAACGCGGCGGCGACCCTCCTGTTCCATGAGGTCCCGGATCCGAGGCAGTACGGCGTCGTTGAGGGCGATTTCCTCGAGGAAGGAGTCCTCCGGATCGCGTCGGCGGTGGAAAAACCGCGGGAGCCGCGGAGCAACTACGCGATCATTCCAATCTACCTCTTCACGGACGTGGTCTTCGACGCCCTCTCCGGAATCAAGCCGGGTTTGGATGGCGAGTTGCAACTTACCGACGCAATCCAGAGGCTCGTGGCCCAAGGGAAGTCGGTCATCGGGGTCGGTCTGAGAGAGGACGAGCGCCGCTTGGATCTCGGCACCGTCGAGACGATGGTCGAAGCCTTGAAGGCGTCCCTCGCCGACGCGGTTGGGGAAGCAAGCATGGAGCCGGAGGGTGCGGGAACGCCATGGATAGCCGCCCCGCCGCACGAACCAGAGTCTGGTCTCGCGGATCTGCCGCGCAAGCCCGGACGCTCCGTGGCCCAACTTCCGTCTCCGAAGAGGGCAAGGGGGCGAGCCGATCGCCCGTAA